Proteins from a genomic interval of Helicobacter pylori Shi112:
- the hemE gene encoding uroporphyrinogen decarboxylase, producing the protein MIFIDACFRKETPYTPIWMMRQAGRYLSEYQESRQKAGSFLGLCKNSDLATEVTLQPVEILGVDAAILFSDILVVPLEMGLNLEFIPKKGPHFLETITDLKSVESLKIGAYKQLNYVYDTISQTRQKLSKEKALIGFCGSPWTLATYMIEGEGSKSYAKSKKMLYSEPEVLKALLEKLSLELIEYLSLQIQAGVNAVMIFDSWASALEKEAYLKFSWDYLKKISKELKKRYVHIPVILFPKGIGAYLDSIDGEFDVFGVDWGTPLEVAKKILGDKYVLQGNLEPTRLYDKNALEEGVERILKVMGNQGHIFNLGHGMLPDLPRENAKYLVQLVHAKTRR; encoded by the coding sequence ATGATTTTCATTGATGCATGTTTTAGAAAGGAAACACCCTATACGCCCATTTGGATGATGAGACAAGCGGGGCGTTACCTTAGCGAATACCAAGAGAGCCGCCAAAAAGCGGGTAGCTTCTTGGGATTGTGTAAAAATAGCGATTTAGCCACAGAAGTTACCCTACAGCCAGTAGAGATTTTAGGCGTGGATGCGGCTATTTTGTTTAGCGATATTTTAGTAGTGCCTTTGGAAATGGGCTTGAATTTGGAGTTTATCCCCAAAAAGGGGCCGCATTTTTTAGAGACTATTACGGATTTAAAAAGCGTGGAAAGCCTAAAAATAGGGGCTTACAAACAACTAAACTATGTCTATGATACGATTTCTCAAACGCGCCAAAAGCTTTCTAAAGAGAAAGCGTTAATCGGTTTTTGCGGATCGCCTTGGACTTTAGCGACTTACATGATAGAAGGCGAAGGGAGCAAATCGTATGCTAAAAGCAAGAAAATGCTCTATAGCGAGCCTGAAGTTTTAAAAGCGCTTTTAGAAAAATTAAGCCTTGAATTGATAGAGTATTTGAGCCTTCAAATCCAAGCAGGGGTCAATGCGGTGATGATCTTTGACTCATGGGCTAGCGCTTTAGAAAAAGAAGCGTATTTGAAATTCAGTTGGGATTATTTGAAAAAAATCTCTAAAGAGCTTAAAAAACGCTATGTGCATATCCCGGTTATCCTTTTCCCTAAAGGGATTGGCGCTTATTTGGATAGCATAGACGGGGAATTTGATGTGTTTGGCGTGGATTGGGGCACGCCTTTAGAGGTGGCAAAAAAGATTTTAGGCGATAAGTATGTTTTGCAAGGGAATTTAGAACCCACCCGCCTTTATGATAAAAACGCTTTAGAAGAAGGGGTTGAAAGGATTCTAAAAGTCATGGGCAATCAAGGGCATATTTTTAATTTAGGGCATGGGATGCTACCGGATTTACCCAGAGAAAACGCAAAATATTTAGTGCAATTAGTGCATGCTAAAACCAGGCGATAG